TAAACCGAAATAGAGCGCGGACGCGATCGCCACTCTGTTCTCCTCCTGGTTTGGCATAAACCGGTAAACTCATACTCGGAAAGCCTACAGAAAGCGCCGTTACTAAAGCACTATGTTTATTCAATAAGGGAAACGTGCCAATCACTTGACCGGTGGCTAAAATGAGTAAGGTAAACGAAAAAATGCGGATAATAAACAACTTCAAAACATCCTGAATTCCGTTTTGAATCCGTTGCCCTTCCAAAAATGCAAAGGGGAGCGACACAAAGGAATCTTTTAATAAGACTAAATCCGCCACCGCTTTCGTGGCTTTACTGCCACTTTCCATGGCTATCCCCAAATTCGCTTGTTTCAGGGATAAAACATCATTGACTCCATCCCCAATCATGGCTACATAAATTCCTTTTTGGCGCAATTCTTTGACCAATTGGGCTTTTTGATCGGGGGTAATGCGCCCAAAAATAGTATAGTCTTGCACGACTTGCGGCCATTGGTGCGGTTCAATTTGGGCTAACTCCGCTCCCGAAATCATGGCCAAATCTCCCTCTAATCCGACTTGACGGGCGATCGCCTGTACCGTCTGCGGATAATCCCCGGAAATAATCTTCAGTTGCACTCCCGCTTGCTGAAATCCTTGCAGCGTTTCTAACACGCCCGGACGCAATTGATCCCCTAAAATCACTAATCCCAAAGGGGCAAGGGTGGGGGGAATAGTGGGGGTATTTTCCCCATCATAAAGGCTCACCACCGCTTCAGAACCAGCAAACAGCAAGACGCGATAGCCCTGTTCTGTCCACTGGTGGATGGTTTCCCGGATCTCCTCAGCCAGGGGAATGGTGCGAGCGAGAATATCTGGAGCGCCTAAGACATAGGTTCCTTGAATTTCACCTGTGGCAAAAATGCAACCGCTCCACTTGCGTGCCGAGGTAAAGGGAACTTCACTATTCACCGGTTGGGGGGGATGGGGACGGTAGCGAGCGATCGCCTCACTGGTGGCATTTTGGGTGGTTGCACTGGCTGCGAACCCCCCTAAAATCTGCTCTAAACGCGCTCTATCTTCCTGAATTGCCTCTAACTGATGCACCTCAATTTGATTCGCGGTTAGGGTTCCCGTCTTATCCAAACAGAGAATATCCACATGGCTCAGGGACTCCACCGAGTTAGCCTGTTGAATGAGAATCTCTCGATCCAGCATCCGCACCGCTCCCAGAGCATAGGCGAGGGTAATCGATAAATATAGGCCCGCAGGCACTAAACTAGAGATCACCGCCGCTTTTTGCACCCCATCAGGGACTGAAAGGGTACGACTGAGAACGGCGATCGCCACTAAAATCCACAGAAAACCAGCCACTAAGATAAAGATGCGAATCACCAGGTTAATCTGTTGCTGTAAAGGCGTATACACCTGTCGCACCGCCCTAGCCCCCGAAGCCAGGCGATAGGCTAGGGTTTCCCGCCCCACCTGCTGTGCTTCATAATACCCATTACCACTAATGCAAAACGTGCCAGAGAGCAGGCGATCGCCCGGTTTTTTCACAATGGCATCACTCTCCCCCGTCAACAGCGACTCATCCACCTCCATCTGTCCCTGTAACACCTCCCCATCCACCATAATCTGTTCCCCAGGAACCAAATGCAACACATCTCCCTGCACAATCTCACGAGGATCGAGGGTGCATTCTTGGCCATTCCGCATCACCAAAGACCGAGGACGAGTCAACAATGCCACTTTATCTAACTTGCGTTTTGCCCAAATCTCCTGACAAACACTCACGATCACCGCACTAAACAACACCACAATCACGATCGCCCCATCACTGTAGCGTCCCAGGGAAATCAGCAGCATAAAAATCGAAAAGAACACCCCATTAATGAAGGTGAACACCGTTTCCCCTAAAATATCTTGATAGGAGCGACTATTGGGCAAATTAACGTCATTATGCAAGCCTGACCGATAGCGGTCTTTCACTTGCTCATCCGTTAATCCGGTGAGGATAGAATTAGCATTTACCATAAAGCATTAATGGTGGACATTGAACAGACTTTCCTTAACCAAAGAATTGATTGACTTGGCAAGAAAAATCAGGAAGCAAAGGAGATGTGAGTTCATCGTTCTCTAATAGCGTCATCACTAATTCCAATTTTGCTTTTTCCCGCCGATAAACCTCTACCGTCTTTAATCGCCAGTCCACAATCCAATATTCTTGTACACCTTGATTGGAATATAATTTTAACTTGCTTTCCTTATCGCGACGAACATCAGCTTTGCTTGGCAATAATACTTCAACCACTAACTCTGGAGCGCTGGTAAAATGACCTGATTCATCAACACAATTGTTTAATTTATCGTTAGTCATCCAAACGAGATCGGGGATAACATTATCGGTATCACTGAAAATTACACCGGGATTGAAGATTACTTCACCCGATCGAGTTTCACTTGACCAGTTGCCTAAAAGTCTGCAAATTTCACCAAGGGTCTTTTGATGTTTCCAATGGGGGGCATGGGTCATGTACAGTTCTCCATCGATAATTTCATAGCGGTTATTGTTATCGGGCAACAGTTCTAAATCGGCTGATGTCCAGGGAATTTGTACGTTCGTCATAGTCGTGAGGGGCTGTCTTACTGAAGTTGATTCAACTATAACGTTTTCCGGCGATCGCTGGTATCCTCAACTCAGGGCTACTTTTTGCTCAGGTTCGTGTAACTAGGGCTGCTCTAATCCTCGACCTCAGCGCGATCGCTTCTCTGGTACTCTGGTCTATGGTGTAATTCGCAGCGACAATTTAGGGGATTTCTTTAACCCAGATTTCATTTGCAACGGGAATTCTAGCGGCTTGCATCTTTTCCAGTTTATTTTGGGTGGGTTAACTTGTTCTCAAAATCCCATTACCGCGTTCTGCCAAGCGAACGGTTGATCGATCTCTCGCTATTCCTGGGTTTCTGGATTCGCTGGGGCTGGGGGAACGGTTGCTGTGGGTTCAGGAGCCGGAACTGGAGTCGGTAGGGGCGTTAAACCGGGAATGCCTAAATCAAGATTTGGCTCGTCTTGTGGAGTCACTTCTGAGGGGTTCACCCCTGTAGGAAGGGTTGCCAAAGCCACGCGATCGCCGCCCACAGACCGCATTAAGTCTAAAATTTGGACAACATCTTCATAAAGGGCAGTTTTCGAGGCATACAGCACCATTAAGCCCTGGGGAGTCTGAATCTGATAGGCGAGTAACCGTTGTCGCAATTGATCCCTGGGGACTAATTCCTGTTCAATATAGGTTTGGCCCACCGTATCCACACTCACAATTAACATATCCTGCATTTGGGTGGTTCCGGTTTTGGCACTGGGCAAATCTACAGTAATCGCTTGCTGGCGCGTCAATCCTACCGCCGCTAAGATAAAAAAGGTCAAAATGCAGAAAATGACATCAATCAGGGGGATGACTTCGATTCGCGCTTCTTCTGTTGGATTATCCCAGTTGATTTTCATGGTGTGCTTGGTTTTCGGTTTTCAGGTCTCTTAACTTTCGTCTAGGTGTTCGGCAACATTGTGATAGAGATCGAGAATATGGCG
The window above is part of the Roseofilum capinflatum BLCC-M114 genome. Proteins encoded here:
- a CDS encoding HAD-IC family P-type ATPase, whose translation is MVNANSILTGLTDEQVKDRYRSGLHNDVNLPNSRSYQDILGETVFTFINGVFFSIFMLLISLGRYSDGAIVIVVLFSAVIVSVCQEIWAKRKLDKVALLTRPRSLVMRNGQECTLDPREIVQGDVLHLVPGEQIMVDGEVLQGQMEVDESLLTGESDAIVKKPGDRLLSGTFCISGNGYYEAQQVGRETLAYRLASGARAVRQVYTPLQQQINLVIRIFILVAGFLWILVAIAVLSRTLSVPDGVQKAAVISSLVPAGLYLSITLAYALGAVRMLDREILIQQANSVESLSHVDILCLDKTGTLTANQIEVHQLEAIQEDRARLEQILGGFAASATTQNATSEAIARYRPHPPQPVNSEVPFTSARKWSGCIFATGEIQGTYVLGAPDILARTIPLAEEIRETIHQWTEQGYRVLLFAGSEAVVSLYDGENTPTIPPTLAPLGLVILGDQLRPGVLETLQGFQQAGVQLKIISGDYPQTVQAIARQVGLEGDLAMISGAELAQIEPHQWPQVVQDYTIFGRITPDQKAQLVKELRQKGIYVAMIGDGVNDVLSLKQANLGIAMESGSKATKAVADLVLLKDSFVSLPFAFLEGQRIQNGIQDVLKLFIIRIFSFTLLILATGQVIGTFPLLNKHSALVTALSVGFPSMSLPVYAKPGGEQSGDRVRALFRFILPATLSVTLAGLIVYLGYLVTSVWRAVSLNGMVIIDNELLAIPRSALVTLLILCGLTLMLFLKPPTRFWVAVEPLSGDWRYTAVALSLLGLYSLILAIAPVRAFFDLTLLSVSDYAFILAIVLLWMYLLRLTWRRKWLERFLGKFH
- a CDS encoding Uma2 family endonuclease, translating into MTNVQIPWTSADLELLPDNNNRYEIIDGELYMTHAPHWKHQKTLGEICRLLGNWSSETRSGEVIFNPGVIFSDTDNVIPDLVWMTNDKLNNCVDESGHFTSAPELVVEVLLPSKADVRRDKESKLKLYSNQGVQEYWIVDWRLKTVEVYRREKAKLELVMTLLENDELTSPLLPDFSCQVNQFFG
- a CDS encoding ExbD/TolR family protein, encoding MKINWDNPTEEARIEVIPLIDVIFCILTFFILAAVGLTRQQAITVDLPSAKTGTTQMQDMLIVSVDTVGQTYIEQELVPRDQLRQRLLAYQIQTPQGLMVLYASKTALYEDVVQILDLMRSVGGDRVALATLPTGVNPSEVTPQDEPNLDLGIPGLTPLPTPVPAPEPTATVPPAPANPETQE